In the genome of Artemia franciscana chromosome 16, ASM3288406v1, whole genome shotgun sequence, the window CTTCAACCCTGGCAAAGCAACTCAAAAATCTTCCGTCAGTTTAAAATTGCTATCCCAAACATTGCAGTAGCTAGAGTaataactaaaaacaataaaaaagtgaatATGACCACCCAGGATTGGTTTTCTGGACTATTTCAGTAGTCTCCGCCTCTTCttttatgttgttgttgttgtttgttggttttccttttttctttatctctTTTGATCCGTCTTGttgaaaactttatatttttgtatgtctgTGTAATCACTTTATACCGTGCAGTTTGAAAGAAGTTAagaagtttttgttgtttttttgaagTGTTTCTCTTCGCGCTCAGaatgtatttcttcttttttttctttcgattACTGTTCcgtcttttactttttttgtatgacGGGTTTTCCaatagataaataataatattaatatatatatatatatatatatatatatatatatatatatatatatatatatatatatatatatatatatatatatatatatatatatatatatatataaagagaaatataatataacacaaacacatataaaaaaaaatatatatatatatatgtttttaactatgtaaaaattgcgaatatacaacattcttcgatgtcccattgtctgtgcatataaatagattgtcaggtttaccgactcttgaacatgcaacataaaattgtccatgggaaaaacaatccgtattcagatctatacctcattattctaatgattgcccttgagtttgatggtgattgctaatcgaacactccctgtgtctccgtcgtcatttatatatccccctgtgcccccggcatccccattgtagttgtgtcccggtcgtcatttatattccctgtgtcccggttcatttagttttctttttccctttgtattttcatttttttttcccggttttttagtttttttttcttttagtttttagttttttttagtttttttagtttttttattagtttttagtttttttttttttagtttttttcttttttagtttttagtttttacctttttttagtttttttttttagtttttttaagtattttctttttagtttttttttgtagtttttaccttttttagtttttttcttcttttgtattaatgctaagccaaggttcgaacctggaacctctcggacctagaacctggaacataacgctttaccaactcagctacttcggcttgaatacattcgtttttgaattggtatatgatgaaataattcagacgtcatatgcggacagacagacaaacacacaaacaaacaacttatttatatatatatatatatatatatatatatatatatatatatatatatatatatatatatatatatatatatatatatatacgttgagagagagagagtgacaGTGAGATTTTTAGTATGCAATACTAATAAAAGATGTTTTTAGCAAGCAAAAAACCCTGAGAATCCATAAACAGTAGGAATACCAAATCCAGTGAAGGAAAATTGTATGCTCATATTCAACCAAtgtcaaaataacaaaaaagtagATTAGTAActgttattttctatttattgtaattaattgTCAACTAGCTTACCATTCCAATGACATCCATAAAGTTCCACCCTCATACAAACCATCCTCACATGATGACTGTGCGGAAAAAATCTGATTTTGCTTGCAAAAATTGGAGGGTCAAGATCCTGCTTAACCGGTGCATAAGTGTTTATATTACCACgcaaaatctagaaaaaaaataggctatatatatatatatatatatatatatatatatatatatatatatatatatatatatatatatatatatatatatatatatatatatatatatatatatatatcatatgtaataatatattgaCATCTGGTTTGGGTTTTCGGTTTTAGATCAAAGACAGCGTAAAAAGTCGGCAAATATTACTAATTGACTTCATTAGTAGAAAGTTGAAACCAGCCGTAAGAAGTTATGTTTTTCCTTAAACATTAATCAAGTCTCTTCCTACAACATCATTACTATCAAAAAGTCACTATTATTACAGCTACCATTGTACGATATGCCCGAAAGGCGTAATCAAGGGTAGCAGAAAGCTCACAGAAAAGGGACTAATTAAAACGCATCCTTAACGTTTGTTTAGTTTATGAATTCTCGTAAGATTGGTGTACTAATAGGCGTATTTTTGGTAAATGAAAAGCCATATTTAgcgaactaaaaaaaaacacatccacGGTTATAattaaacaatagaaaaaaaagttccaaattTGAACCAAATGGGTATGTAATAGGCCGTGAAGACTGACATCATGAGCTCAAGCAGAAGGTTGAggtcacattaaaaaaattaaataaaaaaaacaagttttttaactgaaaataaggagcgacattaaaacttaaaacgaacagaaattacttcgtatacgaaaggggctggttcctcatcaaagccccgctctttacgctaaagtttgactatttctctcaactctactttttaaaacagtaaaaaactttagcgtaaagagcggggcgttgatgaggaagcagcccctttcatatacgaagtaatttctgttcgttttaagttttagtgtcgctccttactttcagttaaaacaatttgtttttttatttatttaatttctgaacgtttctgaatcaatgcatgttttgattttgcctctccgcagtggaataattaaaacgaaatttgcctgtttattgtttttggctaaatggctttctcatagttttgatcgaatgattttgagaaaaaagtaacgggggaggaagcctagttgtcctccaattttttttttacttaaaaaggcaactagaacttttaattttttacgactgtttttattagtaaaagatatacgtaactttaaattagtttacgtaacgaacttttgtattctcatgtttttattacatatatgagggggttcaccccctcgtcagtacctcgctatttaccgtaaagcttaaattttgtcccaattcattaagaatgacctctgaaccacaaaagtcgtagaataaaaagttgaaattaccacAGAACATGAGCCTAAAACGAATGAAAATTATCCGAGGGACCCCAACCATCAAACTTGTAACAGAAAGATGGCAGGTTACATCTTGTTCAAAACCGGAATCATgcaatatctttttttcaatctgTATGATTAGACGGAAGAAAGGTTTTTCCTTGAAATTGGTCAGGACTTTCCTTGAAAGTCATCACAGGAGTACCTGGGGAGTGGGGGCAAAAAATAATGGGGGGAAAGAGTTTCTTAAGTACAGATACTAAAGAAGTGTTTTTGATATGTAATGGGGagggtgtgttttttttctgatttgttgaataaaaataacaaaaagacattttcaaaatctatgagCCCAGGCTAGACGCCAAAGCTGCGAACTCACTATGCGGAAAAACGAGGTGAGAACAAAGTGCGGAATTTGCAGTATTGCTGTAGACCAAACTTGTTCTAGTACACATATTCATTCGGTACACACAAGTACACACATATTCAGTACACACAGGAACTAAGTCCAAGGCTCCAAACCGACTTGGTGCAAAAGCAAGCTAAGTTTTGACGAGGAGCAGAATAGAGCAAAATCTATGCAGCAGAGCTACGCCCTGAAAGGGCAAAAAATCCAACAAATGGTccatatttttcacaaaatcgtTCTTAGTCTAAAATCGGGATAAAACTGCCTAGGTCCGGCTCTGGAATGTTAGTTTTCGGCTGGGCAAAAACAGAGGATTTTCAGTCTATGTGATGGAAGAACCAAAGTTCATCGGCAGCCCCTTGGATTTCTATTCACCGCTTACTCTTCAGGAGACACTAAGTCATTTAATACCTTGTTTAAACTGGAATCATGTAAGGTCTTATCCTTGAACAATCACAAGATCCCGTGGACACTCCATCACCCCTCCCGCCAATCATTTATTGCAGAAAGTTAGGTATGTTGCACCTTGTTTGCGCCAAAATCTTACAAAAGTTTAATTTGACAAAGTTAAGTGTAATGTGACAGTGTGGCCCAtagtaaacccctccccccgactaTCACCGATTCTtaaacataaaaactatgtAATTTTTATACATCGGCTAGAATCTTCTGGAGGAAGTACCTTGGGTCACTAGGACACAGAAAAAACGGTTTTTAAACATATACGCCCCTTCTCTGACATCAGCACAAGCCTGTTCATATTCAATTGATGTTTATGAAGCTAGTACCGTGGGCTAAGTCGACAGGGGATACCAGATTTTCAAAGGTAGACTTCACATCCAAATATATCCTACCTTCCATAAATAGCGCCTAGTTCCACTTGAATTTTAGTGAGCAAATACATAGCCTACGGTAAACTAGACTTCTCCCAAAAACTTTGAGACTGCTGGCTGTATCCAATGTAGGTGCCAGGAGGCTTCAAAGCTTCAAAATATAGAGTTTCACGAGCTTTTAACCATTGAAACACCAAAAACGCCAGGATTGTAAAATTCATTGGTCAAACATCCATTCCCCAATACCTACAAAACTATTCTTTGATTGGCATTTctacctttattttatttttatcttaacaaagaaactttgaaaattttatcttgaaaaggttgttttaaaagtagtcgaaaaaaaaacatttatttaatttaatttaaagacaATAAAGAAAGAATTCTCACACGAATGACCAATGCCTATACATACGCTCACGATACACGCCACAAGATAAGTATAAAATGCCTTCTGCCCTTAGAAGACCAGTAATAATGCAAGAACTTCAGTCCATGTGATTGAACATATCCCTCTCTATACATCCCAATTTTGCAAGTCTTgacttattttgaataaaatctaaagaattaaaaatctagGCTTAAAATTAGACTTAAATCTTATTTGATTAATCAAGCTAaataacaagagccaagagctcatttggcaattgtgacgaggttggaagagccaagagctcatatagcacatgtgacgaggtcggaacctcGGACAAGAACCATGGACAAGAACTTCAGTCCATGTGATTGAACATATCCCTCTCTATACATCCCAATTTTGCAAGTCTTgacttattttgaataaaatctaaagaattaaaaatctaggcttaaaattagatttaaatCTTATTTGATTAATCAAGCTAaataacaagagccaagagctcatttggcaattgtgacgaggttggaagagccaagagctcatatagcacatgtgacgaggtcggaacctaaaataaGACTAGGTACAAGAGTTGTCAATGTTGCTGTTCTTCGTTTATAGGCAATTATTGCAAAGATAAAcgataaaagattaaaatatagGCTTAACTTCACTCtataattaactaaaaaaacacagACTTTAATTTCACCTGGGTCAGGGACTAAACGACATTCTTCTATTTTCAGAAGTTTTTTCGACACTTCAGACAAAATGAACCATTGACTAGTTAAATACTTAAGCAAGAAGAGGTTATTTTCTACAGGGGTATGAATTTATCCGTTCTATcggaacataaaaaaaagacaaagaaaaaatactttagcgtctTACTCTTTGCGGTTAAACAAAACGCTGCAAACTGATTTCAGGGTAGCCTATCCATAAAACATGCTAGTTACAACCCATTACAGAATTTTACAGTATAAAATATTGTCATTTGACCTCTGTAGCTCACGCACACAGTGATGACGCTGATGAAAAACAGCGCGGAATTCTTAAGTTAAGTGTTTATTACTAATGTTTAACGTTGTTTTCATTGTAAGCTGTTTGATGTAAACTCTCTATTAAAAAGCAATTCGTAGACAAGCAAAACCATGTCATActatcaaaaaaggaaaaaaaaaatctgtcaacTAAGGTTTATGTCATGTAAGATTATCCCTGCATAGTAATCACAAAGTATAACATGTTTTCAATGTAAATTAGAGACCAAATTTGGGTATGGACGCCAAAGTAGATGATTCATGGAGGTAGACTCATCACGGTACAATATAACGGCACAGATACGGATTTAACAATAGCAGTTATGGATAATATTGCTAATTTTCACTTGGGGGGTAAGAAGTCTCATCAGTATATAGTACTTTTAGTTGGTTAGAGGCATTAAAGAAAcgaattttgattaaataatttCGAGAGGGGTTTTATAAGATTAAACATGTGATTTGTTGTATTTCTGTGTTTGCGACAAAGATTTTTTACACGAAACGTCAACTCCTAATAAAACCTAACTTTATTTACATATCCTCAGGAGTCTTAGCCGCTTTAAcacattaaaatttatagaaaagaaaacatatttttatcgGGCATATTCAGATGCATTCACAGGACCCTAAATACTATGATGCTTAAGATCGTCCCAGACGTCTGTTCCAAAAGTCTCATTtaatttgcatgtttttgtgTATTTGACGAACATGAGGAGCTTATAAAATTCAGCCTTTCCTTTGCCTCTAAACAAACTTCTGCGTGGATGTCTAACACGAATGAACATTCTAAGAGAAGTACATTGTTATATAGGGAGTTACGAGGCACGCGTAATTTTCAGAACCTTCTTGGACGCCTCCACAAAACATTCGTATCAATCTGACATAAGCTACACACCGTAAATTGAGAGGTGTATCCAGAATCGGGTGGGTGGGTGGGTTTGAAGCTCTCTACCCAAAACTATCTATCCAACCCATAAATTAGCATTTACAATACAGGTGAAATTAAAATCCCTGGAAATACCCAAACAAAACCGTTTTTTGAACTACCTCCCCCCAACAAAATCCCTCATCATGGCCCTGCATAATTCACACTGCGAATTTGCTTTCATTCTCGCTAGATACTATTTGTCTTCTCCTGGGAAATTTAAAGCATTGATCTAAGTGTAAAAAAAGTACCTCTTCTCCTTTGTAGTTTTTATAGCGGGTCCATTTTCCAAGTGACTCTCGCCAGTACTCAACCATAAAATGCTCTGCGTATTCTTGGCCCTGGCCATTCCCAAAACGCCCTTGTGTCTCTAAGCTAGTTATTACATGTGTGATCTTCAGATTTACCTCCAGCCAATCACTTGGTTCGTGCATAGTAGGCTGGTTGGGACACCACGCTCCTCCTAGTCGTTCTTGTCGCACCCTGTAAAATTaagtgttttgaatttttacttCTAAGACTCCTGCTAATAACACCTCAttgtagcaccaagccacctgaggtcaaAGAAGCTACGCacgctttttttttacaaaccaCTTTGTTCAggacttcgctctttacttcctcTCACGAAGTTCTGATTTCCCAATGCTGCGGGTaaatgaagctgtccacttgaggGATTTTTATTGTATAACATCATCTCTTCATCTACTTTAACTTCTCTGCTATCGTACAAGAAACTAGAATTCTGATACTGACCTGCTTTTTTCAGAGTAATAGTTCTTGTAACATGTGAGGTTAATCTTGTACCTCAAGTGTCAAGGTTTAATTAATATTACTTATCAGATAAGTGACTGGTAAAGACCGAAACCGCAAATCAATGAATATATAGATTTTTCAGTAGGTACCacagtagaaaaaataaagactcAATCGATAAAAAACacatctttctaattttacagtttgtgtttttgtttttttcctttccatCATATGTTTTGCtcaatctttttagttttattttttcgctAATAAGGGCCTCCGGACgtgaagccaaaatatttgaacttttattattattagttttaaaaagctttttccacaaaataagtttttcatagaaaagcaaagaactccattaaaccgaAAATGAGCATTTGAAATGAAATAATCTAACAAGCGTGAAACTAAACTACCACAAAATCAACATTAATAactaaatgaaaccaaaaacgaacagaaattacattaaataacagagtcaaactcaaaacaagcagaaattaacatgagtaggagtgacaacccccataccttctcaagactagaacaaAATTAGTActtcactaaaaaaatatgttttatagactgacaatgcacatggattcgtttttttttttcgttttttttcagcagcgtacaaattatgttctggcttGAGAAGGTATGGCGTTTCTCAATCCACCAGTGGCGTAGTTTGGGGGGAGGCAATGGGGCAGTAGCCCcctaataatttgaaaaaaacaactataattcattaagtaactttaaaactgttactcgttttaagcttgaaattcgctctttacatcgatcagatagttttttttagtttatcacACCtcgtttttaatataaaaaatactaaaattagtGGCGCATTACGCTTCCTCATtaatatttatacaaatataccGCCTTTGAAGTCTTATCATCAAGGAAATAGGTCATCTACTTCTTATAGAAGCGCTCAGCGTAACATCAACCAGGGAGGCTTTTGCTCTTGTTGGCAGGATTAGTGCTTGAAACCCATAAAACGAGAAACAAGTTCAACTGTTTTCAATATATGTTATTTGATACTTGGTCTAGGCTATCTCATAGGGCAGTGCCGAAGGAATTCAGAAAGACATAGGTGTAAGAACCTAAAATCCTGATTAATGAATGGTATTACGCTCTTGTTGCTATTGAAACTGGTTCCAGTGGTGCCAACCACGGGTGGGGGTATGCTTCCTAGACCCCCCATCccttgatttcaaaaataaatttttatttggtattttcatagaaaaaaaagaagaatatagaATTGAGGCGATTGAATATGTTAAAAACAATCCTTTGACCTACTTAATAATATGTCGAATAATtttagttaacacattttgaccGCAGCTGCACTAAATCTTACACCCACCCCTCCTTCCCCCTAGTATGCAAACGTGACTTTGCCATGTGTCTCTCTGGTTTAAAagcgaaaaattaaataaaaagacattaaatgtttaagatattaaagataaacattaaataaaaaaaaacaagtttttttaacaaaagtatACGTTGTGAGTGTCATATCGCACTTTATGATTGCCTTCACAGTTCAGAATTAACTAATAAATGTGATTTTATAGGCCCTTAATTGCCCCGAAAACGTGAAGTTCCAGTGAAATTAGGTGGGGGTACAATAGTTCCATATGAAACAGCAAaggagtttttcaaaaatacagtgTTGTATCCTGTTATTGATGTTCTAACTGCAGAGATTGAAAGTAGGATAGAAGAGAACATTTTGGACGATTTGAACAAATTAACCGTAATACTAGGTACAAAAAACATGAACAAAGACAATTTAAGCTTTGTGTGTGAATACTATAAGCCCGACTCTGAAAGATGCATGTCTGAGCTACAGCGTTTTTACGGAGTTGaggatataaaaaacaaaaatattcaggAAAGAACATCTGTTTGGCTGAAAAACGCTTGAAATGTGTGTTTTCTATGATATTTGATCAATTTaaactgtaattaattttttctatgaaTTCTGCGTAATCTGAAAGATCTTTTTCTTGCCTTCGATGGTTAAAGAGGTACTGCCGCAACACCACGGGACAAGAAAGATTGTCTTCACTTGCACTGTTGGCATTTGTAAGAGAATTACAAACTGACCTTgataaagtaattaaataaaaaaaaaaattaactgaaagtaagaagcgacattaaaacttaaaacgcacagaaatcactccgtgcatgaaaggggctgtttcctcctcaacgccccgctctttacgctaaagtttggctgtTTCTCTCAGttttactttataaaacagtaaataactttagcgtaattagcgggacgttgaggagggaacagcccttttcatacacggagtaatttctgttcgttttaagttttaatgtcactccttactttcagttaaaaaaaattgtttttttttatttaatttctgaacgtttttgaattaatgtgtgtttgattttggctctccgtaaatggataattaaaacgaaatttgcgtattattatttttttttttttataaatgactttctctttctctttgatcagacgattctgACTTTCtctttgatcagacgattttgagaaaaagggtggggaggaggtctagttgtcATCCAAATTTCgattacttataaaggcaactagaatttttaacgaacgtttttattagtaaaaaatataaacttacaaatacaaatttgtaacttacaaattaacttacgtaacgaacttctatattcgtacatctttattatgtatatgcggggtttgcccccttgttaatgcctcactctttacactaaagttttaattttgtcccaattccttaagattgacccctgaatcacaaaggctgtagaataaatagttgaaattactaaaatactttagcgcaaatagcgaggtatttaggaagacatgaactcctcatatgcgttataatctctgttcgttttaagttttaatgctggtccttactttcagtggataaaaaactttttcatatttattttttcattgtttttttttaataatactagaaaatcctgcgcccctttcatggaatttctcttctcccatgacaaatttctccaagggaagaccctcccacgtagccccctcccctcaatcctccaaccaaaaaatcctcctgaaaatgtctgtacacttcccaataaccatttctatatgtaaataatggtccAAGTTtttgacttgcagcccctccctcggggactgtgggggagtaagtcagccccaaagacatagttgttatgtttttcgactatgctgagcaaaatggctatctcaaaatattgatccgttgaatttgggaaaaagtgagcgtgggagggggcctaggtgccctccaatttttttggccatttaa includes:
- the LOC136036854 gene encoding discoidin domain-containing receptor A-like yields the protein MAGKEIFISLLSLLFLKQSVDAFDAARCLAALGMESGTIKDEDIQASSSFENGSVGPQNARVRQERLGGAWCPNQPTMHEPSDWLEVNLKITHVITSLETQGRFGNGQGQEYAEHFMVEYWRESLGKWTRYKNYKGEEILRGNINTYAPVKQDLDPPIFASKIRFFPHSHHVRMVCMRVELYGCHWNDGILSYSMPQGDQRGSNWNFYDSSYDGFWDGSFLKQGLGQLTDGRLGPENFKSTFYERDKGKLL